From a single Lates calcarifer isolate ASB-BC8 unplaced genomic scaffold, TLL_Latcal_v3 _unitig_1146_quiver_1435, whole genome shotgun sequence genomic region:
- the LOC108886652 gene encoding glucose-6-phosphatase catalytic subunit 1 — protein MDLLHSWGVELAVHLQTRYSRYEGLFSLASTVADLHTAFFWLFPIWFHLRRDTGLRLIWVAVIGDWLNLVLKWVLFGERPFWWVQETRFYGSDPVPSLQQFPITCETGPGSPSGHAMGAAGVWYVMVTALLSIATEKRCPPLLYKFLQIGLWMLMGLVELVVCMSRVYMAAHFPHQVIAGVITGVLVAELVSKVKWIYSASMSRYLYTTLFLTSFAVGFYVLLKALGVDLLWTMEKAQKWCVRPEWVHMDSTPFASLLRNMGTLFGLGLGLHSPLYTKRKNTSTAFKMGCIIISLFLLQLLDGWTFSSENHMTFYFLSFGKSAVALLIPTTLVPWALCRICKEKREDKNL, from the exons ATGGATCTTCTCCACAGCTGGGGGGTTGAGCTGGCGGTCCATCTGCAGACCAGATACAGCAGGTACGAGGGCTTGTTTAGCCTGGCGTCAACGGTGGCCGATCTGCACACCGCCTTCTTCTGGTTGTTCCCGATTTGGTTCCACCTGCGGAGGGACACAGGGCTCAGGCTCATCTGGGTGGCTGTCATCGGAGACTGGCTCAACTTGGTCCTGAAATG GGTTCTGTTTGGGGAAAGACCCTTCTGGTGGGTTCAAGAGACCCGGTTTTATGGATCAGATCCAGTCCCTTCTCTGCAGCAGTTCCCCATCACATGTGAGACTGGACCAG GAAGTCCTTCAGGTCATGCTATGGGTGCAGCTGGTGTCTGGTATGTGATGGTAACAGCGCTGCTCTCCATTGCAACAGAGAAGCGATGCCCACCTTTACTGTACAA ATTCCTGCAGATTGGCCTGTGGATGCTGATGGGCCTGGTGGAGCTGGTGGTCTGCATGTCTAGGGTCTACATGGCTGCCCACTTCCCACACCAGGTTATTGCTGGAGTCATTACAG gtGTGCTGGTGGCTGAGCTTGTCTCCAAGGTGAAATGGATCTACAGTGCCAGCATGAGCAGGTACCTCTACACCACCCTCTTCCTGACCTCCTTTGCTGTTGGTTTCTACGTCCTGCTCAAAGCTCTGGGTGTGGACCTGCTGTGGACCATGGAGAAAGCCCAGAAGTGGTGTGTCAGGCCCGAGTGGGTCCACATGGACAGCACGCCCTTTGCCAGCCTCCTGCGCAACATGGGCACCCTGTTTGGTCTGGGCCTGGGCCTGCACTCACCCCTCTACACCAAGAGGAAGAACACAAGTACAGCCTTCAAGATGGGATGTATTATTATCTCTTTGTTCTTGCTTCAGCtgttggatggatggacatTCTCCTCTGAAAACCATATGACTTTCTACTTCCTGTCTTTTGGAAAGAGTGCAGTTGCACTTTTAATCCCAACCACTCTGGTGCCCTGGGCTCTCTGCAGGATTTgcaaggaaaagagagaagacaagaaCTTGTGA